Proteins from one Triticum aestivum cultivar Chinese Spring chromosome 7A, IWGSC CS RefSeq v2.1, whole genome shotgun sequence genomic window:
- the LOC123149616 gene encoding chaperone protein dnaJ 11, chloroplastic encodes MATFATSTAAVMGSARPGRVAGPRRCVVARASSTMAAPAAVAAGRTHYEVLGVGAGASRGEIKAAYRRLAREVHPDAAGGGGDERFIRLHAAYATLADPNERARYDRDVACRAAGVMMRRTAAAGPSFRRRTWETDQCW; translated from the coding sequence ATGGCTACGTTCGCAACGTCGACGGCGGCGGTGATGGGATCGGCTCGCCCGGGGCGGGTGGCCGGGCCTCGGCGGTGCGTGGTGGCGCGGGCGTCCTCGACGATGGCGGCGCCGGCAGCGGTGGCCGCAGGGAGGACGCACTACGAGGTGCTCGGCGTGGGCGCGGGGGCCAGCCGGGGGGAGATCAAGGCGGCGTACCGGCGTCTGGCCAGGGAGGTGCACCCGGACGCtgctggtggtggcggcgacgagcgGTTCATCCGGCTGCACGCGGCCTACGCCACGCTCGCTGACCCCAACGAGCGCGCTCGCTACGACAGGGACGTGGCCTGCCGTGCCGCGGGCGTGATGATGCGGCGGACGGCCGCGGCCGGGCCGTCGTTCCGGCGGAGGACGTGGGAGACCGACCAGTGCTGGTAG
- the LOC123146957 gene encoding chaperone protein dnaJ A6, chloroplastic-like yields the protein MSHVKPCHLVKWTIDHIRCYMTSRTLISRSDGARVTFPPCWGREVGTTIRGAKAMFMSSPAVMRSARPGRVAGPRRCVLARASSMMAAPAAVPTGRTHYEVLGVSAGASRGEIKMAYRRLAREVHPDAAGGGGDEGFIRLHAAYATLADPNERARYDRDVACRAAGMMMQRAPAMSGPAFRRRTWETDQCW from the coding sequence ATGTCACATGTCAAGCCATGCCATCTGGTCAAGTGGACTATCGATCATATCAGATGCTACATGACATCTCGCACATTGATTTCGCGATCGGATGGCGCACGAGTCACTTTTCCCCCTTGTTGGGGAAGAGAAGTTGGCACCACAATCCGTGGCGCGAAAGCAATGTTCATGTCATCACCGGCGGTGATGCGGTCGGCTCGCCCGGGGCGGGTGGCTGGGCCTCGTCGGTGCGTGCTGGCGCGGgcgtcctcgatgatggcggcaccGGCGGCGGTGCCCACAGGGAGGACGCACTACGAGGTGCTCGGGGTGAGCGCGGGAGCCAGCAGGGGGGAGATCAAGATGGCGTACCGGCGTCTGGCCAGGGAGGTGCACCCGGACGctgctggtggcggcggcgacgaggggtTCATCCGGCTGCACGCGGCCTACGCCACGCTCGCCGACCCCAATGAGCGCGCGCGCTACGACCGGGACGTGGCCTGCCGCGCTGCGGGGATGATGATGCAGCGGGCGCCTGCGATGTCCGGGCCGGCGTTCCGGCGGAGGACGTGGGAGACCGACCAGTGCTGGTAG